One Streptomyces drozdowiczii DNA segment encodes these proteins:
- a CDS encoding sodium:solute symporter family protein, with translation MQNLAAELRLPTNGLDYTILAIYFVVVLGIGFAARASVKTSLDFFLSGRSLPAWVTGLAFVAANLGATEILGMAATGAQYGVAVVHWYWIGAIPAMVFLGLVMMPFYYRSKVRSVPEFLLQRFDKSAHLLSSILFAFSAILIAGVNLYALSIVVEALLGWPQWVAIVVAGLFVLVYITIGGLSSAIYNEVLQFFVILAALIPLTLLGLKRVGGWDGLSDSLTSKHGSNFMSAWGGTGIGDANPLGANWLTIVLGLGFVLSFGYWTTNFAEVQRALSAKNLSAAQRTPLIAAFPKMFIVFAVMIPGLVAAVVVPNIGAAGSGTTYNDAIPLLMRELLPNGVLGIAVTGLLAAFMAGMAANVSSFNTVFTTDIWARYVKKDESDAYYLRFGRLITALGVLASIGTAFIAASFSNIMSYLQTLFSFFNVPLFVVFIIGMFWKRASMKSGVWGLLAGTTAAMVNYFVIYKQGVIDIPSDQGANFVSAIVGFVAGAVVMIAVTLFTAPKPEAELAGLVYGTESPGAPEVPEEGDSAWYRRPALLGWGAIVLAALCYVPYSF, from the coding sequence ATGCAAAATCTGGCAGCAGAGCTCCGGCTCCCCACGAACGGGCTCGACTACACGATCCTGGCGATCTACTTCGTCGTGGTGCTCGGCATCGGCTTCGCCGCCCGGGCGAGTGTCAAGACCAGCCTCGACTTCTTCCTGTCCGGACGGTCCCTGCCTGCATGGGTGACCGGTCTGGCCTTCGTGGCGGCGAACCTCGGCGCCACCGAGATCCTGGGCATGGCGGCGACGGGCGCGCAGTACGGCGTCGCGGTGGTGCACTGGTACTGGATCGGCGCCATCCCCGCGATGGTCTTCCTCGGCCTCGTGATGATGCCGTTCTACTACCGCTCGAAGGTGCGCTCGGTGCCGGAGTTCCTGCTCCAGCGCTTCGACAAGTCCGCGCACCTGCTGAGTTCCATACTCTTCGCCTTCTCGGCGATCCTGATCGCGGGCGTCAACCTCTACGCCCTGTCGATCGTCGTGGAGGCGCTCCTCGGCTGGCCGCAGTGGGTCGCGATCGTCGTCGCGGGCCTCTTCGTGCTGGTCTACATCACGATCGGCGGGCTCTCCTCCGCGATCTACAACGAGGTGCTCCAGTTCTTCGTCATCCTCGCCGCGCTGATCCCGCTGACCCTGCTGGGGCTCAAGCGCGTCGGCGGCTGGGACGGGCTGAGCGATTCCCTGACGTCGAAGCACGGCTCCAACTTCATGTCGGCCTGGGGCGGCACGGGCATCGGTGACGCCAACCCGCTCGGCGCCAACTGGCTGACGATCGTCCTCGGCCTCGGCTTCGTGCTCTCCTTCGGCTACTGGACGACGAACTTCGCCGAGGTGCAGCGCGCCCTGTCCGCGAAGAACCTCTCGGCCGCCCAGCGCACCCCGCTGATCGCCGCCTTCCCGAAGATGTTCATCGTCTTCGCCGTGATGATCCCGGGCCTGGTCGCCGCCGTGGTCGTGCCGAACATCGGCGCCGCCGGCTCCGGCACCACGTACAACGACGCGATCCCGCTGCTGATGCGCGAGCTGCTGCCCAACGGTGTGCTCGGCATCGCGGTGACCGGTCTGCTGGCCGCGTTCATGGCGGGCATGGCCGCCAACGTCTCCTCGTTCAACACCGTGTTCACCACGGACATCTGGGCGCGGTACGTGAAGAAGGACGAGTCGGACGCGTACTACCTGCGCTTCGGCCGGCTGATCACGGCGCTCGGTGTGCTGGCCTCCATCGGCACCGCGTTCATCGCCGCCAGCTTCTCGAACATCATGAGCTACCTCCAGACGCTCTTCTCGTTCTTCAACGTGCCGCTCTTCGTCGTGTTCATCATCGGCATGTTCTGGAAGCGCGCCTCGATGAAGTCCGGTGTCTGGGGCCTGCTCGCGGGCACCACGGCCGCGATGGTCAACTACTTCGTCATCTACAAGCAGGGCGTCATCGACATCCCGAGCGACCAGGGCGCCAACTTCGTCTCCGCCATCGTCGGTTTCGTCGCCGGTGCGGTCGTCATGATCGCGGTCACGCTCTTCACCGCTCCCAAGCCCGAGGCCGAACTCGCCGGCCTCGTCTACGGAACCGAGTCCCCGGGCGCCCCCGAGGTGCCCGAGGAGGGCGACAGCGCCTGGTACCGCAGGCCCGCGCTGCTGGGATGGGGGGCCATCGTGCTCGCCGCCCTGTGCTACGTCCCCTACTCGTTCTGA
- the galT gene encoding galactose-1-phosphate uridylyltransferase: MKKTVTTLADGRELIYYDSRDDLVREAVDPRPLDAVSTSSEIRRDPLLGDSVAIASHRQGRTYHPPADECPLCPSREGRQSEIPEPDYDVAVFENRFPSLAGDSGRCEVVCFTSDHDASFADLTEEQAGLVLEAWTDRTAALAELPQVKQVFCFENRGAEIGVTLGHPHGQIYGYPFVTPRTELMLRSMAAHHAKTGRNLFDDVVAHEEEDGSRIVLAAEHWIAFVPYAAHWPYEVHLHPRRRVADLRELDEEARTEFPQVYLELLRRFDRIFGPGEPPTPYISAWHQAPFGIPGREDFGLHLELFTIRRTSGKLKFLAGSESGMSVFINDVPPETAAQRLREVASQ, encoded by the coding sequence GTGAAGAAGACGGTTACGACGCTCGCCGACGGCCGGGAGCTGATCTACTACGACAGCCGCGACGACCTCGTGCGCGAGGCCGTCGACCCGCGCCCCCTCGACGCCGTCTCCACCTCGTCCGAGATCCGGCGCGACCCCCTGCTCGGCGACAGCGTGGCCATCGCCTCGCACCGCCAGGGCCGGACCTACCACCCGCCCGCCGACGAGTGCCCGCTGTGCCCCTCGCGCGAGGGCCGGCAGAGCGAGATTCCGGAGCCGGACTACGACGTCGCCGTCTTCGAGAACCGCTTCCCCTCGCTCGCCGGGGACTCCGGCCGCTGCGAGGTCGTCTGCTTCACCTCCGACCACGACGCCTCCTTCGCCGACCTCACCGAGGAGCAGGCGGGGCTCGTCCTGGAGGCGTGGACCGACCGCACCGCGGCCCTGGCCGAGCTTCCGCAGGTCAAGCAGGTGTTCTGCTTCGAGAACCGGGGCGCCGAGATCGGCGTCACGCTCGGCCACCCGCACGGCCAGATCTACGGCTACCCCTTCGTCACCCCGCGCACCGAGCTGATGCTCCGCTCGATGGCCGCCCACCACGCGAAGACCGGCCGCAACCTCTTCGACGACGTGGTCGCCCACGAGGAGGAGGACGGCTCCCGGATCGTGCTCGCCGCCGAGCACTGGATCGCCTTCGTCCCCTACGCGGCCCACTGGCCGTACGAGGTCCACCTCCACCCGCGCCGCCGCGTCGCCGACCTGCGCGAGCTGGACGAGGAGGCGCGCACGGAGTTCCCACAGGTCTATCTGGAACTGTTGCGGCGATTCGACCGGATCTTCGGACCCGGAGAGCCGCCGACCCCGTACATCTCCGCCTGGCACCAGGCGCCGTTCGGGATTCCCGGGCGTGAGGACTTCGGGCTCCACCTCGAGCTTTTCACCATCCGACGGACCTCCGGCAAGCTGAAGTTCCTCGCGGGTTCCGAATCCGGCATGAGCGTGTTCATCAACGACGTGCCGCCGGAGACCGCGGCCCAGCGACTGCGAGAGGTAGCGAGCCAGTGA
- the galE gene encoding UDP-glucose 4-epimerase GalE yields the protein MSKTPKKYLVTGGAGYVGSVVAQHLIEAGHTVTVLDDLSTGFREGVPAGADFIEGRVQDAAKWLDSSYDGVLHFAAYSQVGESVTDPEKYWLNNVGGSTALLAAMRDAGVRTLVFSSTAATYGEPVSSPITEADPTAPTSPYGATKLAVDHMITGEAAAHGLAAVSLRYFNVAGAYGDCGERHSPESHLIPLVLQVALGQRESISVYGDDYPTPDGTCVRDYIHVADLAEAHLLALGAATPGEHLICNLGNGNGFSVREVIETVREVTGHPVPETAAPRRAGDPAVLVASAATARERLGWQPSRADLAGIVSDAWTFARREEPTAP from the coding sequence GTGAGCAAGACCCCGAAGAAGTACCTGGTCACCGGCGGCGCCGGTTACGTGGGCAGTGTCGTCGCCCAGCACCTGATCGAGGCCGGCCACACCGTCACGGTCCTGGACGACCTCTCCACCGGCTTCCGTGAGGGCGTCCCGGCCGGGGCCGACTTCATCGAGGGCCGCGTCCAGGACGCCGCGAAGTGGCTCGACTCCTCCTACGACGGGGTCCTCCACTTCGCCGCGTACTCCCAGGTCGGCGAGTCCGTCACCGACCCGGAGAAGTACTGGCTCAACAACGTCGGCGGCTCCACCGCCCTGCTCGCCGCCATGCGCGACGCCGGGGTCCGCACCCTGGTCTTCTCCTCCACCGCGGCCACCTACGGCGAGCCGGTCTCCAGCCCCATCACGGAGGCCGACCCCACCGCCCCGACCAGCCCCTACGGCGCGACCAAGCTCGCCGTCGACCACATGATCACCGGGGAGGCCGCGGCCCACGGCCTGGCCGCCGTCTCGCTGCGCTACTTCAACGTGGCCGGGGCCTACGGCGACTGCGGTGAGCGGCACAGCCCCGAGTCCCACCTCATCCCGCTGGTGCTCCAGGTCGCCCTCGGGCAGCGCGAGTCGATCTCCGTCTACGGCGACGACTACCCGACCCCGGACGGCACCTGCGTCCGCGACTACATCCACGTCGCGGACCTGGCCGAGGCGCACCTCCTCGCCCTCGGTGCCGCGACCCCGGGCGAGCACCTGATCTGCAACCTCGGCAACGGCAACGGCTTCTCGGTCCGCGAGGTCATCGAGACGGTCCGCGAGGTCACCGGCCACCCCGTCCCCGAGACCGCGGCCCCGCGCCGCGCCGGCGACCCGGCCGTCCTCGTCGCCTCCGCCGCCACCGCCAGGGAGCGGCTCGGCTGGCAGCCGTCCCGCGCCGACCTGGCCGGAATCGTCTCCGACGCCTGGACGTTCGCCCGCCGAGAGGAGCCCACCGCACCATGA
- a CDS encoding GNAT family N-acetyltransferase, whose amino-acid sequence MFHLETEVDKERRAQLHRLLRDDNTARSPHMSALRGMPDAQEAPLHVWALDAEGRLAGGLAARTWASWLHLELLWVDTAHRGSGLGARLLAEAERVAREDRACLRSRVETWDFQAPGFYRKQGYEVRGQVEDFPPGVTEFTLTKELR is encoded by the coding sequence ATGTTCCATCTTGAGACAGAAGTGGACAAGGAACGGCGTGCCCAGCTGCACCGGCTGCTGCGGGACGACAACACCGCGCGCTCACCGCACATGAGCGCCCTGCGCGGCATGCCGGACGCGCAGGAGGCGCCGCTGCACGTCTGGGCGCTGGACGCGGAGGGGCGCCTCGCGGGCGGTCTCGCGGCCCGGACCTGGGCGAGCTGGCTCCATCTGGAGCTGCTGTGGGTCGATACCGCGCACCGGGGTTCCGGCCTCGGCGCGCGGCTGCTCGCCGAGGCGGAACGGGTGGCCCGGGAGGACCGGGCCTGCCTCCGCTCCCGGGTGGAGACCTGGGACTTCCAGGCCCCCGGCTTCTACCGGAAGCAGGGGTACGAGGTGCGCGGACAGGTCGAGGACTTCCCGCCGGGCGTCACGGAGTTCACCCTCACCAAGGAACTGCGCTGA
- a CDS encoding LuxR C-terminal-related transcriptional regulator — protein sequence MGVPVARIRVLVVDDHRIFAESLAAALAAEPDVEVAAAGSGPAALRCLERAAAEGRGYDVLLADAELGAAAVPAPRPGPGPGPAGPVDGIALVGAVRAARPSVRTVVLAEKDDPARAALALKAGACGWVAKDSSLQRLLAVIRGVLRDETHLPAALLTGVLRELLADRKHRTESEKLVESLTPREREVLRCMVAGLGRKAVAERLFLSPHTVRTHMQNVLGKLGVHSTLAAVALARRAGVGPVDLAQEPGLTGDVVERGGQLA from the coding sequence ATGGGGGTGCCTGTGGCCCGTATCCGGGTTCTCGTGGTGGACGACCACCGGATCTTCGCCGAATCGCTGGCCGCCGCGCTGGCGGCCGAGCCGGACGTCGAGGTGGCCGCGGCCGGCAGCGGCCCGGCCGCGCTGCGCTGTCTGGAGCGCGCGGCGGCCGAGGGCCGGGGATACGACGTGCTGCTGGCCGACGCGGAGCTGGGCGCCGCCGCCGTGCCCGCCCCGCGCCCCGGCCCGGGACCCGGCCCGGCCGGTCCGGTCGACGGGATCGCCCTGGTCGGCGCGGTCCGCGCGGCGCGTCCCTCGGTCCGTACGGTGGTGCTCGCCGAGAAGGACGACCCGGCCCGGGCCGCGCTCGCCCTCAAGGCCGGGGCCTGCGGCTGGGTCGCCAAGGACAGCTCGCTGCAACGGCTCCTCGCGGTGATCCGGGGGGTGCTGCGCGACGAGACGCATCTGCCCGCCGCGCTGCTGACGGGGGTGCTGCGCGAGCTGCTGGCCGACCGCAAGCACCGCACGGAGAGCGAGAAGCTGGTCGAGTCGCTGACCCCGCGCGAGCGCGAGGTGCTGCGGTGCATGGTGGCGGGCCTGGGCCGCAAGGCGGTCGCGGAGCGGCTGTTCCTCTCCCCGCACACCGTGCGCACCCACATGCAGAACGTGCTGGGGAAGCTGGGCGTGCACTCGACGCTGGCCGCCGTGGCGCTCGCCAGACGCGCGGGCGTCGGCCCGGTCGACCTGGCCCAGGAGCCGGGGCTAACCGGGGATGTTGTCGAACGGGGCGGTCAACTGGCGTAG
- a CDS encoding MarR family winged helix-turn-helix transcriptional regulator → MEDEVDRLVAAWRRERPDLDVEPLEVLSRVSRLARHLDRARRIAFAEHQLEPWEFDVLTSLRRAGAPYQLSPGQLLTQTLVTSGTMTNRIDRLTKKNLVERLPDPSDRRGVLVRLTAEGRDKADQSLAGLLAQERAILGELSRQQRAELAGLLRQLTAPFDNIPG, encoded by the coding sequence ATGGAGGACGAGGTCGACCGTCTGGTCGCTGCATGGCGCCGCGAGCGCCCCGACCTCGACGTGGAACCGCTCGAGGTCCTCAGCCGCGTCTCCCGCCTGGCCCGCCACCTCGACCGGGCCCGCCGCATCGCCTTCGCCGAGCACCAGCTCGAACCGTGGGAGTTCGACGTGCTCACCTCGCTGCGCCGGGCCGGCGCCCCGTATCAGCTCTCCCCCGGCCAGCTGCTCACCCAGACGCTGGTCACCTCGGGCACGATGACCAACCGCATCGACCGGCTCACCAAGAAGAACCTGGTCGAGCGGCTGCCCGACCCCAGCGACCGGCGCGGCGTCCTCGTCCGGCTCACCGCCGAGGGCCGCGACAAGGCCGACCAGTCCCTGGCGGGCCTCCTCGCCCAGGAGCGCGCCATCCTCGGCGAGCTGTCCCGTCAGCAGCGCGCCGAACTGGCCGGGCTGCTACGCCAGTTGACCGCCCCGTTCGACAACATCCCCGGTTAG
- a CDS encoding trans-aconitate 2-methyltransferase, with the protein MTAPLWDPQQYLRHADHRTRPFHDLLARVPDPPGAPAPRVADLGCGAGNVTALLAARWPHARITGYDNSPQMLERARAHATELLDFTEADAATWAPSEPYGLIVSNALLQWVPGHADRLPLWLDALLPGGTLALQVPGNFDQPSHVLMRELADSPRWRPRLGGLLRHADAVLSPAGYLDALTGPGTTADVWETTYLHLLPGEDPVLDWVKGTGLRPVLTALADDEEARDAFLAEYRDRLRTAYPKGPHGTVFPFRRIFAVAHRENR; encoded by the coding sequence ATGACCGCACCCCTCTGGGACCCGCAGCAGTACCTGCGCCACGCGGACCACCGCACCCGCCCCTTCCACGACCTCCTGGCCCGCGTCCCCGACCCGCCCGGCGCGCCCGCGCCCCGCGTCGCGGACCTCGGCTGCGGCGCCGGCAACGTCACCGCCCTGCTCGCCGCACGCTGGCCGCACGCCAGGATCACCGGCTACGACAACTCCCCGCAGATGCTGGAGAGGGCCCGCGCCCACGCCACGGAGCTGCTGGACTTCACCGAGGCCGACGCGGCCACCTGGGCCCCCTCCGAGCCGTACGGCCTGATCGTCTCCAACGCCCTGCTCCAGTGGGTCCCCGGCCACGCCGACCGCCTGCCGCTCTGGCTGGACGCCCTGCTCCCCGGCGGCACCCTCGCCCTCCAGGTCCCCGGCAACTTCGACCAGCCCTCGCACGTCCTGATGCGCGAACTCGCGGACTCCCCCCGCTGGCGCCCCCGCCTCGGCGGCCTGCTGCGCCACGCGGACGCCGTGCTGAGCCCCGCCGGATACCTGGACGCGCTGACCGGCCCAGGCACCACGGCCGACGTCTGGGAGACCACGTACCTCCACCTGCTCCCGGGCGAGGACCCCGTCCTGGACTGGGTCAAGGGCACCGGCCTGCGCCCCGTCCTCACCGCCCTCGCCGACGACGAGGAGGCCCGGGACGCCTTCCTCGCCGAGTACCGCGACCGGCTGCGCACGGCCTACCCGAAGGGCCCGCACGGCACGGTCTTCCCCTTCCGCCGCATCTTCGCCGTCGCCCACCGGGAGAACCGATGA
- a CDS encoding VOC family protein — protein MIASLDHVQLAAPAGSEEALRAYYTDVLGMTEIPKPPVLAARGGCWFAAGPVQLHLGIEADFRPARKAHPGLRVTDIGAYAARLAERGAEVVWDDNLPGHRRFYSHDPVGNRLEFLEPVTG, from the coding sequence ATGATCGCCTCGCTCGACCACGTCCAGCTCGCCGCCCCCGCCGGCAGCGAGGAAGCCCTGCGCGCGTACTACACGGACGTCCTCGGCATGACGGAGATCCCGAAGCCGCCGGTGCTCGCGGCCCGGGGCGGCTGCTGGTTCGCCGCCGGGCCGGTCCAGCTGCACCTGGGCATCGAGGCGGACTTCCGCCCGGCCCGCAAGGCCCACCCGGGTCTGCGGGTCACGGACATCGGGGCGTACGCGGCCCGGCTGGCCGAGCGCGGCGCCGAGGTGGTCTGGGACGACAACCTGCCGGGCCACCGCCGCTTCTACAGCCACGACCCGGTGGGCAACCGGCTGGAGTTCCTGGAGCCGGTCACGGGCTGA
- a CDS encoding FG-GAP repeat domain-containing protein, which yields MPARSKRARRLAACTALVLSAGMLLAAPASADDAAPAPHRAAQPRVPALDAQPTLTLPAPTAKKKSRAAQAEGVKAAVVPAAPRFDVDRDGYSDTLYRGIDGHYYLIPAKGSDGYEFYVTTGDYEERLKDVITPGDLNGDGAPELLTLSATGTLSIHQILGTSDTGYADWSGTGWQRYNKVVAAGDLTGDGKGDLLARTPSGDIYLYAATGNVFGAPFKAGVKVGYGWGSYDQIVGANDVNGDGIGDLYTRTPAGDLYYYAGTGKAASPYKARVKVGYGYDTYNQIIATDDATGDGLGDLMARTPGGTLYFYESTGYGTFLKRTAGGTGWNASSLFTGQGSNPDFGKNELMARTKGGTLYWYYAKNNGKLSARIQASDSGGWAGANISFPSSLDNDGMADLTESYNGTLYNEGSSLGGGWSGYSAIVGPGDLSGDGKGDLLGRTKSGDLYLFKGNGLGTKLASRIKVGYGFNTYNKIVGAGDLSGDGIADVVARDTKGNLYLYKGTGSATKPLKARVKLGYGYNTYKQFAAPGDLDGDGKADLVGVDGKGDVYRYSSTGTGKIEKRVKIGYGWDIYNGLY from the coding sequence ATGCCCGCACGCTCGAAGCGTGCGCGGCGGCTCGCCGCCTGCACCGCACTCGTTCTCTCGGCCGGCATGCTGCTGGCCGCTCCGGCCTCGGCCGATGACGCGGCACCCGCGCCGCACCGCGCCGCCCAGCCCCGCGTCCCCGCCCTCGACGCGCAGCCCACGCTGACGCTGCCCGCGCCCACCGCGAAGAAGAAGTCGCGGGCCGCGCAGGCCGAGGGCGTGAAGGCGGCGGTCGTTCCCGCCGCGCCGCGCTTCGACGTGGACCGCGACGGCTACAGCGACACGCTGTACCGCGGTATCGACGGCCACTACTACCTCATTCCGGCGAAGGGGTCGGACGGGTACGAGTTCTACGTGACCACCGGCGACTACGAGGAGCGGCTCAAGGACGTCATCACGCCGGGCGACCTGAACGGCGACGGCGCGCCCGAGCTGCTCACCCTGTCGGCGACCGGCACGCTCTCGATCCACCAGATCCTGGGCACCAGCGACACCGGCTACGCCGACTGGTCCGGCACCGGCTGGCAGCGGTACAACAAGGTCGTCGCCGCCGGCGACCTGACCGGCGACGGCAAGGGCGACCTGCTCGCCCGTACGCCGTCCGGCGACATCTACCTGTACGCGGCCACCGGCAACGTCTTCGGCGCCCCCTTCAAGGCCGGTGTCAAGGTGGGCTACGGCTGGGGCTCGTACGACCAGATCGTCGGCGCGAACGACGTCAACGGCGACGGGATCGGCGACCTCTACACCCGTACGCCCGCCGGGGACCTGTACTACTACGCGGGCACCGGCAAGGCCGCGTCGCCGTACAAGGCCCGCGTCAAGGTCGGCTACGGGTACGACACGTACAACCAGATCATCGCCACGGACGACGCCACCGGCGACGGCCTCGGCGACCTGATGGCGCGTACGCCCGGCGGCACGCTGTACTTCTACGAGTCCACCGGCTACGGCACCTTCCTCAAGCGGACGGCCGGCGGCACCGGCTGGAACGCCTCGTCCCTCTTCACGGGCCAGGGCAGCAACCCGGACTTCGGCAAGAACGAGCTGATGGCCCGTACCAAGGGCGGCACGCTCTACTGGTACTACGCCAAGAACAACGGCAAGCTGAGCGCCCGTATCCAGGCGAGCGACAGCGGCGGCTGGGCCGGCGCGAACATCAGCTTCCCGTCGTCGCTCGACAACGACGGCATGGCCGACCTGACGGAGTCGTACAACGGCACGCTGTACAACGAGGGCTCGTCGCTCGGCGGCGGCTGGAGCGGCTACAGCGCCATCGTCGGCCCCGGCGACCTGAGCGGTGACGGCAAGGGCGACCTGCTCGGCCGCACCAAGTCCGGCGACCTGTACCTGTTCAAGGGCAACGGGCTCGGCACCAAGCTCGCGTCCAGGATCAAGGTCGGCTACGGCTTCAACACGTACAACAAGATCGTCGGCGCCGGTGACCTCAGCGGCGACGGCATCGCGGACGTGGTGGCCCGCGACACCAAGGGCAACCTGTACCTGTACAAGGGCACGGGCAGCGCCACCAAGCCGCTGAAGGCCCGCGTGAAGCTCGGCTACGGCTACAACACGTACAAGCAGTTCGCGGCCCCCGGCGACCTCGACGGCGACGGCAAGGCCGACCTGGTCGGCGTCGACGGCAAGGGCGACGTGTACCGCTACTCGTCCACCGGCACCGGCAAGATCGAGAAGCGCGTGAAGATCGGCTACGGCTGGGACATCTACAACGGCCTCTACTAG